CTTTTGTTGTCTCTATTAGCCCACGTTGCCTCAACCCACTCTAATATTTTGCTCTTCCAAGCTTCGTTATCATGTGCCTTCATACCATGGCTGAAGTCAATAACATTAGCCATCGCATCATCTTCATCTGGCACATAATCATCATGACCCCTCTCTAAGATCCAGTTATGAAGAATGCAACATGAAAAAATAAGCTTAATTTAGGTGGGAAAAATGGTTGAATGACTTCTGATCAAGAATCTTAGCTATATTATTCAAAGCACCAAATTCCCTCTCAACTATAACTCTAAGGCTAGAGTCTGAGATTGAATAGTTCGCTAATAGTATTAGATAGTTCCTTGTAGAGAATTCATTAAGATGATACCTGGTTTCCTTCAAGATTGGAAGAACCACATGTCCACATGCATATCCAATATCTCCTTGGTAGAAATTACCACCTGGGATATTGATCCCATCAGATCGAGCCATGCTGTCAGCAATAATGTTTGCATCATGGGATGGTCATTCCCAACCAACTAACACATATGTGGAGTGAGATCAAAATCAACATCAGCAAGCACACTCTGGCTTGTGTAGTGATTTCTACCCCTGTACGAAGTAGTATGTGACCTCAGCACTATAGCAGTCACATGAGTATAATCAATTGCTCAAATGTAATAATGTGATGGCATGAATAGACTATTATGGTTCACAACAATACAATCATGCCATGGCATGAACTAACAATTAGTACTGATCACCTTGAAATATGGATACTAGTGATATCTCACTCACATCTTCGAAGGGGTTTTACTAGTAGGTACTTTGATCATCTCACCTCTGAGCTCTCCAAACGCGTGCAAGACTTGCTTGAAATACCAGGGAATTGTCTCATAGAATCTTTTGTGTTGTGAATCAACCTAAACCTCTAGTTATGATTCACAACATGAAAGGGCATTGCTACTTGTTCTTCCACATAGGCGTGGATACTATCTTTTAGCAACCCCCTCTTCCTAAACGGCTCCGTAAGCGTGACAAAGGGGGTACTTCTTACTTGAAGCATGTTCACAGCCTCTACATCGCAGTGGCGTACCTGGCGGGTGTGCCACGACACACCATAATTTTGGGACATATTTTTTACCATGTAAAAACTAGCTGACTTTCAAGGCCCATCCAAGCCAATTGAAATAGATCTTACTTTTTTTAAAGTGTGTGCACCCTACATTTTATTTCTAGGTCCGTTAGTGCTGCATCGTTACTTTTATAGCTGTAGTTTTATTCATCATCCTCACCCTATCTCGGACTAAAATTGGATCATAGTTGATCACATGTTGACGAACCACTCTCGTGTGTACCAACATTATTCAACTCTGAATCACAATTATGAGTGCAGATGCTTGAACTAGTAGATTCATCCGTTCGAATATTGTAGTAAGTAACGGCAAAATTGATCCTACACCTTACCTAACGACCAAACAATGGAAGGATGAAAGATGGTTGTATGGTGCTTATCTCCATAGGAGACGACGAGGACGAGATGGAGACATCAATGAAGGGACGAGCAGCTGACGAAGGGCAACATGTCCCAATGCTAGAGATCTTAGTCCACACTACCGTCGTTTCCAAGAACCAAGGTTGAGTTTGTCCTCTAGCTAGAGGTGAACGAATAAAAGAGGGTGAGACAACATATTTCACGCCATGTAACGGGTAGAAATTTTCTTCTCCCGCCAACTCCATGCGTGTTCCCTGCGTATGTTCGTCGTTTCCATCTTGCACTCTAGGATACGAGGTGTATAAATCGGCACCTCACGTGAGCAACCAAACGATCTATTTTTGTATCCACTTACATGTTTGAAGTTcgtgcgggcaaccaaacacgccctacatTTGTGTAGTGCATCAGCGGCAAATGTTGGGAGGTCAAAAGTTTTCACTTGGTGGAGCAGGTCACCTGGTTTCAAAATCTGAACAGACCAGCCAAGCTCAGATTTCATCCTTCCAGGCATGCATTGATCGTGCTGCCATCTCCGTGAATTTTCAATCACCCAGGATGAAAAACAGCAACAACACTGGTCAGTAAAAATTGTGTTAGGAACAGGGTGGCTTCTGTACCCGGACGAGGACAAACAACCGACACTGGATCCCACGCCTTTCCCATCCGAGCTTCACTCCGGTGCCGGCCACGGGAACTCGCACCGCAACAGGCCGAGCAAAGCCATCAACTCCGCCATTGATTGTAGCACAGTTTCAGTCCAATGACTCAGCGAGGGCGGTGGACGAAATAAATCAATCCCCTGACGCGTCACATTCAGTTCGTACTACCGCTTTCAGGAGAGGAGTAACTGACAGGGAGCGCAGCAAGGCCCCATCCCATCGCGCCCGCTGTCTTGCACCGACGCGCATCCATCGCGTGCCCCTTTCATGCTCCCTCCCTGAAACTATGCTCACACACAACACACCACTCTTGCTCGCAAATATTCTTGGCTGTAATTCTACccatagaaaacagaaacagaacaaGGAAATTACTGGACAAACTTTACTGATGCATGATGGTTCATTATTACAGCACAGCGGCATTTTTACCGGCATAGCAGCAGGCCAGCATCATGCATTATCAACACATAGTAGGATCATGCACCAGACGCTCCAGATCATGATTTACACGCATATAATATATAGTGGTGATCCGCGAGACAGTACGACATGATAGATAGGGATGCATCCAGTTCAGGCATATGGTGTGTAGACGCCATGGGCGGCGGAGGATGCCTGGAGGGCGGTGGTGGATGTGGATCATGGGCACTTGGGCCTCTTGCGCGCGCCGTGGCCGGTGGTCTTGTCGCGGTAGCAGGGGCATTCGTCCTTGTTGCCGGCGGTCCCCGACGGCACGCAGTTGCACTCGGCGCAGCATATCCCGCAGTACTTGAGGCAGTCGTCGTGCCGCCCCGCCTTGGAGCACCTCACCCCGCACTTGCCGTCGCAGAACGCTGAGCAAAAGCACATCCACCAGTCACCACGGTTAACATCAACACATACACAGGGAACGACCAAAGAACTTCAGCACAATGGCGATACACAATACAACATCAATCCATCACTTGACTAACCTGATCCAGCCATGGCGGCACGCAGAGACGAGGATgccaagaggaggaagaggaggagagccaCAGTGCTGGCGGTGGGGCGAAGCTTCATTGTGGTGTGCTCAGGATGTGCTTGAGGTTCTTGGCTCTGGCAGAGCGCTGCTGCCTGCTGGTTGGTGTGAGCTTGAGGGTAGGGAGCTGGAGGAGTGAGTTGGTACCAGTGTCTTGGGGCATTTGGGGCTATTTATAGGGCCCAAAAGCTTGACAGATCTTGAAATGGTCACAACTATTTTGGaccgttcataatttttaatcCAAGGGTCAAGACTAACGCCAGGAGAGGTAATAGTTTACGCACACCTCAAGAAAAGGGAAATGGTAAAAACAGTACTAGCATATATTATTAGAGCGTCTGAGGGAAAGGAAACTGTTGCATTTCTAATTTATGTGATTAAAACGGAGAAGAAGGAACTTATTGCGTGCCTAACTTACTCCTATGTGATTAAAGCCATTAAATACCACAGTTTACGTGAAAAATGAGAATAACATGACATGAGATTAATTTGGAATAATTTCGGTCTTTCTATAACGTACTAGTAATAGTTTAAAAAAGGAACACTTCTATGGTTAATTAAGTAAAATGACGAACACCATAGAACAAACGAGACAACCATCATAGAGATTAGCATGGTTAAGTAAAATGACGAACTTCATAAAACAGAAGGAACATGGTTAAGCAGAACAACATGACACGAGATTAATTATTTTTTGCTGCCGGTGACACGGGATTAAACTGGATGAGAGATTCGGGAGAAGAGATATTTTTTCCATGATTTTCTCTTCTGCCGATTTGGTGAGAGATTTCAGATTTGGGAGAAGTGTTTTCTCATCAGCCCGATGTAAGAGGTGACCGGTTGCAGCCTTCTTAATTTACACATGCTAATTTCTTGACCCACCATTTGATAAAATTAACGCTTCAGATCTACTCTTACCTCTTACATCTCCTTGAGGTACGTTCTTAGAATTCAGAATTAGGGTTTAGAGTTTAGGTTTCAGTGAGCTCACTTATTTGCTCTTCTTTTCGCTGAAATACTGAAAGAAAACCCACTGTTTTTGCTCATTTATTTATTAATGGCCTGTGTGGTGAACTGGTGTCAGTGGCACACACAGATTACTTAGGGCAACTGCACCGTACGACCCCAAACAGACGTCTGTTTTGTTCGGATTTTATTCGTTTGGGTGGCAATGGGGCAGCGGCCGTTCGAATTTCTAGATGCAccggccgtgcgcccaacgcgcggccgcATCTTGGCCGCAACTCGTGTGCATACATTTTTCGGCGCATTTCTTATTATTTTCATCAGCGATTTTTTTGATACATTGGAGTACATTCACCAAATCTTGACTAGAATAGTAAGACTAAGAAAAACAAGAACCATAAGAAGACATTTTAAAAGATATCTAACCATAACTTTTGCCGCAAGCTGGATTAGTATCTTCTTGATGCCTTCATTGTTGATCCGCGGATTCTCGATCTTAcattcttctttcttcttcgagtctaaAGAAGGAGACGTTGCTTCTTCgcatctagtctcatctctagcctctattctagcaacaagtgcacggACATTTATCAAATTTTGTTCTATCAATAGatcgatgtattcttcttcccaaTATCAAAACTTGCGTGCTTCCTACACAATAAAAAATTGAGTATAAGCAAAATGCGCCGAATCCgggagcacaaccgaagctaaactAGCACATACCTCATCATTTTTGCACTTGACGAACACCCATctgggatgttccggcgttgtagacacgcggcgcacgaccttTCATGGACAGTAAGTCGTCGCACTTTATGAGCGGCAGCGATGCGCCGACGAGCCTTTGGGCTAGCACCGAGCCCGGACGACGGCCGTTGGTGTATTTGTTGGCGAACCGGTGACGgggtagatccgagcggctagagacGGAGTCAATACCTGCATGCGGCATGAGGGCGTTGCCGAGGCTGTGCGGTCCGGTACCCAGCCAGTCCATGGTGCGGCGCGGCCTCCGGCAGCTGGGTGAGCTCAAATCCggccggatccgctccaaatccggccgcCGGATATGCTGAAATCAGGCGGCCGGGGTTGGACAACTTGGGGTGTCGAGAAAACGGGGCTGCGACTAGTGTAGGGGGCGAGCGCGCGACCGAGCTGGACAGCGACACGACCGAGAaaaatggcggcggtggcggctagggaCGAGAGGGGAGTGGGGCGGCGGTGCAACTGGAGTGAGGGGAGAGGAATAGAAAAAGGGACGCATGCGTACCCGACGGGCGGGCCAAGGGAGAAACATGGGCACGCGCGTGTCAGTTTGGCCGCAAACGCGGCCCAAAATTGAACCGGGAATGAGTCCAAGAAAAAACGAAAACCGATATTGGTCCATTTGCTCTCACGTGTTGGGCCGTCTATTCTGTTTGTTTACCCCAAACGGACACAGTCAGATCGTTTGGTTCGTGTGTGTTGGAGTTGCCCTTGCAACTTAAAAGAGACGAGGGACATGGCGAATTGGTGATGTGTTGATGGGCTGTGAGCTAGCTGTAACCCAAAATGCAGACCTTTTTCTTACAAACGGTCGTCAACTCTCATCATGCTTAGATCGAGCAGTGGGCTGTTTCAGTGAGATTTACTTTACTTAACTCTCTTCCCTTTACGTgtttgttagagcatctccagccttTTGCCCTCTCAGGAGGCATTTTTTCGCCCCTTGGGGGGCTGCCGGCGAAAAATTTGATCTGGGGGGCGAAAATTTTCCACTCGTTGCATCCCCACGAGCGGTGTTGGACTCCCACGAACAGagcggcatttcgtcgagcatcttGCCCGCGGCGGCGTCGACTACCTCCTCGTCGCGCAGCTAGAGCAGGTCGCGCCCGTCTTGGCCTCGACCTTGACCTTGAGCCCCTTGGCCGCGAGCAGGTCGAGGCGCACGTCGTAGGCGCcggtcgtcttctccgccgccggagACGCGCTGCTCGAGCTCGGCGCGCCCGTGCTCCTCATGGGCGGCCTCGACGGCGCCCCCGTGCTCCTCGTGCGCGGCCTCGACTGCGCCCCCGTGCTCCTCGTGCGCGGCCTCGACGGCGCCCCCGTGCTCCCGTTCTGCGTGGCCCGCGCCCTCCCTGCCCCGCCGTCGCGTTCGACGCCACCGAGAAGACCTGGGCGCGGTGCTGTGGCGCCCCAGACCATGGTGCCGAGCACGCCCGTCCGGCTGCTGTTGCCTGTGCATGCCCGACCGCGCagaggcgggcgcgggcgcgggccgtCCCGGCCACACCCCGGCGAGCGCGGgcgagctccgccccggccacaccccggcgggcgcgggcgagctccgccccggccacGCAGAGGCGGGCACGGGCGCGGGCCGCCCCGGCCACACCTCGGCTGGCGCTGgcgagctccgccccggccacGCAGAGGCGGGCACGGgcgagctccgccccggccacGCAGAGGCGGGCACGGGCGCGGGCCGCCCCGGCCACACCCCGGCTGGCGCTGGCGAGCTCTGCCCCGGCCACGCAGAGGCGGGCGCGGGCGAGCTCCGCCCCGGCGGGCGCGGGCAAGCTCCGCCCCGGCCACGCGGGGCGGGTGCGAGCTCCGGCCACGGCTCTTCCCCGTGCAGCTCGTTGTGGAGCGTCCTCTCCCGACCCCTATGCGGCGGGTAGgcagaaggaaagggaaaagagaggagagagaggggggtgggtggctgacGTGGGCCAATTAGATTGGTTAAGCAAAAGCGCCGGTGTCCCCAGGTGCCCCCCGATGGCCTGGGTGTGGGTTGGGCGCGCCGGCTGTATTTTTTGTCTAAACCGGCGAAAAGTGAGGTCCTGGGGGGTCCGAGTGGGGCGATTTTTGCCCGCCGGCGCCCAAAAagtggcttgggggggggggggcttcttgggggcgctagtggagatgctcttagcagcTCGCTAGTCTAGGTGCTCTGCCCACAGCAAACGTTGTCATCCTCGGCACTACGACATGCCATCACGCAGCACGCATGTCCGGCAGGTTAGTTCGCCGGAGCACGCTAGCCACACCGCTGCCTTCCGCGTCGGCGCCTTCTGTTGTACTAGACCGGAGGCGCCGGCCAGTGTGCCCTGCCTGCCGTCACAGGCCGGCCGGTAAACAACCACCAATCCACCACACAGATACACAGGCAGATGGATGCACAGGCGGCAACCgctaagggcatcttcaaccgTAACGGTTCGTTTGGCGGTTCAAACACATTTTTCTCGCATCCGGAGACAAACTAAGGAGACTTTATGAACGTTCGGATCGCTGCTATGTCCGTATCTGACTAAGCCACAAAAACCTTCTCCCTCGTCCGCACCCTATCTCATCCGGCGTTGGTTATCGCTGCTATAGAACGTCAGCAATGCATTCATGTCAGTCCAGAGTGGGCGTGATCGCTCACAAGAACCGGCATTGAAGCAGCGCCGGCCTAGAGCGTTGTCCGTGCCGCTTCCGGATGCACGTGACGTCTCTTCAAATTCAAATGACACCAGTTCGTCCATCTTTCTCCATTAAAGGTAGGCGATTGCAGAGGAACCTACTCTGGCATCACCTGACCATCCCTCTGCCGCCCATCATTAAGGACCATACCGCCTACCTTGCCATCCGTCGGCTATTTAAACCCCAGGCCGGCAACACGGCCGCATCCATCCACCATCGGGGCCCCTCTCTATCTCCTCTCCGCACCACACCCACCATGGCCTCCTCGAGCTCTAAAGCTTTGTGACACGGCCTCTCGTCCGACCAAGAAGGAGCTCGCTGCCATTGTTGCCGGCTCGTAGGCCGCCAGGCGCTCAGGCTCATCAGAGGCCGGCGTTGTGGACGCACCAATTGCAGAGGCAGCTGATGATGAGCCGGCGCCACTGTTTGCGCCGACCAATGCCGGCATCACTATGGGTCGTGCCCACTACACAAACATGATGTTGGAGGAGCGAGAGGCCGCGTTTCGGCAGGTGGAGGCTGACCAAGCCTACAACCTCCGCCTCCTCGATGAGCACCGGCAGAGAGGAGCTACTGGTCGTCGACATTGGCATCACGACAGACCTTGACGAGCAGGAGGCGCGGCTCGAGTCCTACTGCTCCACCGCAACATCTGTCGCAACAACTGGCGCTACTGCCAGCAGGCAAATTTGGAGGCCACCTACAAAGAGATCGACGAGGCAGCCGATGAGGTTGATGGGCCCAACTCTGACGACGGCAATGAGGTTGGCAGCTCCGCTACGGGCGTGGCACGACACCACGACGACGACGTCGGCACGTCTGtggccctgccggcaacgaggaagAATGGTGCGTGGTAGGTCGCTGGCGCTCGGGTCCCAAGAAAGCCACCGCTCCTTCCCTCCTGCTGAAGTAAGCTTGGCGGCTTGATCATTGTCGGCCGATTAGCTGCTCAGGCTGCAGAGGCGTATCTGGAGATTGCGAAGGCGGGAGCTGGAGCTTCACTTTGCGGGGCTCACGGCTGGACGTAGGGAGCGGGCGCCGGCGGTCATTTGATTAGGTTTAGAGTAGGGTTTAGTTAAAATTTGTCCAAAATATAATGAATTTCGTTCGGCTTATATGAAAATCAGCCGGTTTGGATGAATTTCATTCAGTTATTTTAAACCTTGTAAAAATATACAGATAACATTAGATGGCCGTCTCCTGCATTCATGTTCACAGACTGGTCCCCTGATCCACGGACAGATGCAATGTCCGTTTTGCAGGTCATCTTTGGAGATGCCGTAATAAAGCGTAGATAATGGCTCCGGTGCGTACAAGTAAAAGAAGTTACCGAAAGGAGCATGCCATCCTTGCAAGGCAAGTAGGCACCTATAGCATGGGTTCACTCATTTGTCACCTGTTGGCTGTTAAGCACTGGAGCCATGCagcttgtaaggccaactccaaccggCCGTCTCAAACGGACACTACTTATTTGTTCGGGATATGTAACTTCCGAACGTTCGGATCTTGGGAATAGATCCGAACCACTATTTTCCTGCACGATCAGCATCGAGAAACTCCCGCGATATTTCTCCCCCACCGATCGGTAACTGCGTAATTTTTTCCCGATCGAAACGCTCCCCCGCTTTTTTTTCATGCTGATCACTGCTCGATCGCTAAATTTCTTTTTTGTCACTTGAAACACTCCCTCCGCTGTTTTTTTCTCGTGCTCAGCATAAAAGGAGTAAAAAATTATTGTGCCCTTCATGGATCGAACCCAGGTTTGCTGGGTTATGAATGATTCCAATGACCAACTCACCTAATATCA
This window of the Triticum aestivum cultivar Chinese Spring chromosome 5D, IWGSC CS RefSeq v2.1, whole genome shotgun sequence genome carries:
- the LOC123122916 gene encoding peamaclein, translating into MKLRPTASTVALLLFLLLASSSLRAAMAGSAFCDGKCGVRCSKAGRHDDCLKYCGICCAECNCVPSGTAGNKDECPCYRDKTTGHGARKRPKCP